In Betta splendens chromosome 19, fBetSpl5.4, whole genome shotgun sequence, the following proteins share a genomic window:
- the nptx2b gene encoding neuronal pentraxin-2b gives MLSVLCGALCVCVLGCGRFAIGQADDGKRYICRAVPLSGDASCPVTLLPELSVGSQEEELRNTVMQLRETILQQKETISKQLGTINELTTKLSLCVSATDNENYKGGSWGKEKQNTMGDVPRDPNDTIDSLGKTMQGLKDRLENLEQQQMRANVSGSAFPSEFRDLLQRRLGELEKQLLKKVSNLEQEKSILSNATAAYRLKTESTLNALVERISELEKGGGDFKSPEQFKVSLPQRTNYLFGRITKTLPEMYAFTLCMWIKSNASPGIGTPFSYGVPGQANEIVLIEWGNNPIELLINDKVAQLPLEVRDGRWHHICIAWTTRDGQWEAYQDGDRLGGGDNLAAWHPIKPGGVIILGQEQDVVGGRFDAGQAFVGELSQVNIWDRVLKPADIQSMANCSSYIPGNVISWLASNVDVFGRGAFKRPVETCLERLPNA, from the exons ATGTTATCGGTTTTGTGCGgagcgttgtgtgtttgtgtgctgggcTGTGGTCGATTTGCAATCGGACAAGCAGACGATGGAAAGCGATATATTTGCCGGGCAGTACCGCTCAGCGGCGATGCCAGTTGCCCCGTGACACTGTTGCCTGAACTCAGCGTCGGGAGCCAGGAAGAGGAACTTAGAAACACCGTCATGCAGCTACGAGAGACGATTTTGCAACAGAAAGAAACCATTTCCAAACAGCTTGGCACCATCAACGAACTAACCACAAAACTGTCCCTCTGCGTCTCGGCCACCGACAACGAGAACTACAAGGGGGGTTCTTGGGGCAAAGAGAAGCAAAACACGATGGGGGATGTTCCCAGAGACCCCAATGACACAATCGACAGTCTTGGGAAGACCATGCAGGGGCTCAAGGACCGGCTGGAAAACCTGGAG CAACAGCAGATGAGGGCCAACGTGTCAGGAAGTGCATTCCCCAGCGAATTTCGGGACCTGCTGCAGCGTCGATTAGGGGAGTTGGAGAAACAGCTTCTGAAGAAAGTCAGTAACCTGGAGCAAGAGAAGAGCATCCTGTCCAATGCTACAGCTGCCTACAGGCTGAAGACAGAGAGCACGCTCAATGCCCTGGTGGAGAGGATCAGTGAGCTGGAGAAAG GAGGTGGGGACTTTAAGTCCCCAGAGCAGTTTAAAGTGTCTCTGCCCCAAAGGACCAACTACTTATTCGGCCGCATCACTAAGACCCTTCCAGAGATGTATGCCttcacactgtgcatgtggatAAAGTCCAACGCCAGCCCCGGCATAGGGACGCCCTTTTCCTACGGGGTGCCAGGTCAAGCGAATGAGATTGTGTTGATTGAATGGGGCAATAACCCAATAGAGCTGCTCATTAATGACAAG GTTGCACAGCTGCCCTTGGAGGTGCGTGATGGACGGTGGCACCACATCTGCATCGCCTGGACCACACGAGACGGCCAGTGGGAAGCTTACCAGGATGGTGACCGGCTAGGTGGTGGAGACAACCTGGCAGCGTGGCACCCCATCAAACCGGGGGGAGTCATTATCCTGGGGCAGGAGCAG GATGTGGTGGGAGGGCGCTTTGATGCTGGACAGGCCTTTGTGGGCGAGCTGAGTCAGGTGAACATTTGGGACCGGGTTCTGAAGCCAGCCGACATCCAGTCTATGGCCAACTGTAGCTCATACATCCCCGGGAATGTGATTTCCTGGCTAGCAAGCAATGTTGATGTTTTCGGGAGAGGGGCCTTCAAACGGCCCGTGGAGACGTGTCTCGAGCGGCTGCCCAACGCTTAA
- the tmem130 gene encoding transmembrane protein 130 translates to MIWIWMFPVLVMLGVAQTSDPLTNLDYIAGTLIFYQKEGNATYLRNTGHLASVVPTETTFEFFDARNNLTPEQRTYTWDLGNGEVIQGTEPFVQYSYPQSGNYTLRLKVGVNVTESGPQITGVYSRDVQVLDAIKEVKLKGASYYSVSENTTLTFHIDGSPPMRVCSRFYHNCGPDVTGGCTLTMLYETNLSLSHTFTSAGVHCLDISVRNDISNLQVSFSLDVRGNYNTQIFLIMFSAAVLVAAICFIVRRRYKRSQIAISSNATFLKNQDYHDQSMSLLDMSTVKRSDKESRLLQYGTHYF, encoded by the exons ATGATATGGATTTGGATGTTTCCGGTCCTAGTCATGCTGGGTGTGGCACAGACTTCAGACCCTTTGACAAATTTGG aTTATATTGCTGGGACATTGATTTTCTATCAAAAGGAGGGAAACGCTACCTACCTCAGGAACACTGGCCATCTGGCCTCAGTTGTTCCCACAGAGACTACGTTTGAGTTCTTTGACGCCCGGAACAATCTCACCCCCGAGCAGCGCACCTATACGTGGGACCTGGGCAACGG AGAAGTGATCCAAGGAACTGAGCCATTTGTGCAGTATAGTTACCCTCAATCGGGCAACTACACATTGCGCTTGAAAGTAGGAGTCAATGTGACAGAATCTGGACCTCAGATTACTGGGGTTTACTCCAGAGACGTCCAAGTGCTCG ATGCCATTAAAGAAGTCAAGTTAAAGGGAGCTTCATACTACAGCGTTTCTGAGAACACCACTTTGACTTTTCATATTGATGGAAG TCCTCCCATGCGGGTGTGTTCGCGTTTTTACCACAACTGTGGGCCAGACGTGACCGGGGGCTGCACCCTGACTATGCTGTATGAGACCAACCTCAGCCTGAGCCACACCTTCACCTCAGCTGGAGTCCACTGCCTGGACATCAGTGTCCGCAATGACATCAGCAACCTGCAAGTTTCATTCAGTCTGGATGTGAGGGGAAACT ATAACACCCAGATATTCTTAATcatgttttctgctgcagttcTTGTTGCAGCCATCTGCTTCATCGTCCGTCGCCGTTACAAAAGATCACAG ATTGCCATTTCCAGTAATGCTACATTCCTAAAGAACCAAGACTATCATGATCAAAGCATGAGTCTCCTCGACATGTCCACTGTGAAGAGGAGTGATAAAGAGTCACGCCTCCTGCAGTATGGCACCCACTACTTCTAA